A portion of the Methermicoccus shengliensis DSM 18856 genome contains these proteins:
- a CDS encoding aldo/keto reductase: MQIPEVILNNGVKMPILGYGVYQIPPEQTEECVYEAIKGGYRLIDTASAYMNEEGVGRAVKRAVDEGIVKREDLFITTKLWIQDAGYESAKKAFERSLRRLQFEYIDLYLIHQPFGDVHCAWRAMEELYKEGLVRAIGVSNFHPDRLMDLIVHHEVVPAVNQIEIHPFYQRQEDIKFMRKHNIQPEAWGPFAEGRNNIFENEVLKSIAEKYNKTVAQVILRWLIQRGIVTIPKTVRKERMIENISVFDFELNKEDMEKIAALDTGKSLFLSHRDPETVKWLCSLLF; this comes from the coding sequence ATGCAGATTCCAGAAGTTATATTGAACAACGGCGTTAAAATGCCAATACTCGGCTATGGTGTCTATCAAATCCCTCCAGAGCAAACAGAAGAGTGTGTTTATGAAGCCATCAAAGGTGGCTACCGCCTGATCGACACGGCATCAGCGTACATGAACGAAGAGGGTGTTGGAAGAGCAGTCAAAAGGGCGGTTGATGAAGGAATCGTGAAGAGGGAAGATCTCTTCATCACAACAAAGCTCTGGATACAGGATGCTGGTTACGAATCCGCCAAGAAAGCCTTTGAAAGATCATTGAGGAGACTACAGTTTGAGTACATCGATCTTTACCTGATCCATCAACCTTTTGGAGATGTACACTGTGCGTGGCGTGCCATGGAGGAACTTTACAAAGAAGGACTTGTGAGAGCCATAGGTGTGAGCAATTTCCATCCAGATCGTCTCATGGATTTGATCGTTCATCACGAAGTGGTCCCTGCGGTGAATCAAATCGAGATCCACCCGTTCTATCAGAGGCAGGAAGATATCAAATTCATGAGAAAGCACAACATCCAGCCTGAAGCCTGGGGTCCTTTTGCAGAAGGCAGGAACAACATCTTCGAGAACGAAGTCCTCAAATCCATCGCAGAAAAATACAACAAAACGGTTGCACAGGTGATTCTGAGGTGGCTCATTCAGAGAGGAATCGTCACGATTCCAAAGACTGTTCGAAAAGAGAGGATGATCGAAAACATCAGTGTGTTTGATTTCGAGTTGAACAAGGAAGATATGGAAAAGATCGCAGCACTGGACACAGGAAAGAGTTTGTTCTTGTCACACAGAGATCCTGAAACTGTGAAATGGCTTTGTTCATTACTATTCTAA
- a CDS encoding iron-containing alcohol dehydrogenase, translating into MKFEYYNPTRLIFGVGSLERLGEVVSQYGKKALLVTGKGSVKRRGVFDRAVESLNKAGVTVIEFSGVEPNPRLSTVIRGAETAKRENCDAVVALGGGSVMDASKVIAATVLYEGDPKDMFVRAGKVQRLPEKALPIITVPTLAATGSEMNNGAVITIDDEEEPLKTFVMAEALYPRVAVVDPELTVTVPKNHTAYGVADIITHVTESYFNGVGGTPIQDRFAEGVVLTAIEYGPQAVENGQDLEARTQVQWASIVALNGWVNVGTYAAYPVHQIEHALSALYDIPHGAGLAVVNPAWMRFAAKHNPDRFARFAQRIFGVSAKGKDTLEVAMEGIDRFEEFLKSHRMSNTPL; encoded by the coding sequence ATGAAATTTGAATATTACAATCCAACAAGGTTGATCTTCGGGGTTGGTTCTCTCGAAAGGTTGGGTGAAGTGGTCAGTCAGTACGGAAAGAAGGCATTGCTTGTCACCGGCAAAGGAAGTGTGAAGAGGAGAGGCGTTTTCGACAGAGCGGTGGAAAGTTTAAACAAAGCGGGAGTAACAGTTATTGAGTTCTCCGGGGTTGAGCCGAACCCAAGGCTTTCAACTGTCATCAGGGGAGCGGAAACTGCCAAAAGAGAAAATTGTGACGCGGTAGTAGCGCTTGGCGGCGGAAGTGTAATGGATGCATCGAAAGTCATCGCGGCAACGGTGCTTTACGAAGGGGATCCGAAGGATATGTTTGTGAGAGCTGGAAAGGTACAGAGACTACCAGAAAAAGCCCTTCCAATTATTACAGTCCCCACACTTGCGGCAACCGGCTCAGAAATGAACAACGGTGCTGTTATCACCATCGATGATGAAGAAGAACCGTTGAAAACATTCGTAATGGCTGAAGCTTTATATCCACGCGTCGCAGTGGTTGATCCTGAACTTACGGTGACCGTTCCAAAGAACCACACAGCCTACGGTGTTGCAGACATAATAACCCATGTTACAGAGAGCTACTTCAACGGCGTCGGAGGAACGCCAATTCAGGACAGGTTCGCAGAAGGGGTTGTCCTCACTGCAATCGAGTACGGTCCCCAAGCGGTAGAAAACGGACAAGATCTTGAAGCAAGAACACAGGTTCAGTGGGCTTCCATTGTAGCCCTCAATGGATGGGTAAATGTGGGAACGTATGCAGCATATCCTGTTCACCAGATAGAGCACGCCCTCTCTGCCCTTTACGATATACCTCACGGTGCGGGTTTGGCGGTGGTAAATCCAGCATGGATGCGCTTTGCTGCGAAACACAATCCCGATCGATTTGCTCGGTTTGCACAACGCATATTTGGAGTCTCTGCGAAGGGTAAAGACACGCTTGAAGTAGCCATGGAAGGTATCGACAGGTTTGAAGAATTCCTGAAATCCCATAGGATGTCCAACACACCTCTCTGA